In Fusobacterium canifelinum, a genomic segment contains:
- a CDS encoding methylaspartate mutase subunit E, whose product MPITFKKIDKEDFLEMRKKFLANYKNLDDFDLDTAIRFHKSLPDYKNFQKKLEQSIQDNRIMTQAHSRETLLEDLIKNLNNFHRVGQADFLSIIIDSHTRENHYDNAKVILEDSIKSNKSLLNGFPLINYGTKLARKIINDVEVPLQIKHGSPDARLLAEFALLGGFSAFDGGGISHNIPFSKSISLKDSLENWKYVDRLVGIYEENGIKINREIFSPLTATLVPPAISNSIQILETLLAVEQGVKNISIGVAQYGNITQDIASLLALKEHIQFYLDTFSFKDINISTVFNQWIGGFPEEELKAYSLISYSTTIALFSKANRIFVKNIDEYTKNSLDNTMINSLLLTKTILDIGNSQKINNYEEIFFEKEQIKKETAQIIAKIFSRCDGDLRKAIIEAFEYGVIDIPFAPSKYNLGKMMPARDIEGMIRYLDIGNLPFCLLTEEFHNKKIKERAEKENREINFQMTIDDIFAMSQGKLTNKKSRE is encoded by the coding sequence ATGCCAATTACATTTAAAAAAATTGACAAAGAAGATTTTTTAGAAATGAGAAAAAAATTTTTAGCAAATTATAAAAATTTAGATGACTTTGATTTAGACACTGCTATTAGATTTCATAAGTCATTGCCAGACTATAAAAATTTTCAAAAGAAATTAGAGCAATCTATACAAGATAATAGAATTATGACACAGGCACATAGTAGAGAAACTCTATTAGAAGATTTAATAAAAAATTTAAATAATTTTCATAGGGTTGGACAGGCAGATTTTCTTTCAATTATAATAGATTCTCATACTAGGGAAAATCATTATGATAATGCAAAAGTTATCTTGGAAGATTCCATAAAATCTAATAAATCTCTTCTAAATGGTTTTCCATTAATAAATTATGGAACAAAATTAGCTAGAAAAATTATAAATGATGTGGAAGTTCCATTACAGATAAAACATGGTTCTCCTGATGCAAGATTATTAGCTGAATTTGCACTATTAGGTGGTTTTTCAGCTTTTGATGGTGGTGGAATTAGCCATAATATACCTTTTAGTAAGTCTATTTCATTAAAAGATAGCTTAGAAAATTGGAAATATGTAGACAGACTTGTTGGAATTTATGAAGAAAATGGAATAAAAATAAATAGAGAAATTTTTTCTCCACTTACTGCCACACTTGTTCCACCAGCAATTTCTAACTCAATACAAATTTTAGAAACCTTACTTGCTGTTGAACAAGGTGTGAAGAATATAAGTATAGGGGTTGCTCAATATGGAAATATCACTCAAGATATTGCTAGTTTGTTAGCTCTTAAAGAGCATATACAATTTTATCTAGATACTTTTTCTTTTAAGGATATTAACATCTCAACTGTATTTAATCAATGGATAGGTGGATTTCCAGAGGAGGAATTAAAAGCCTATTCACTAATTTCTTATTCTACAACTATTGCTTTATTCTCTAAAGCTAATAGAATATTTGTAAAAAATATAGATGAGTATACTAAAAATTCGTTAGATAATACTATGATTAATTCACTACTTCTAACTAAGACTATCTTAGATATTGGTAATAGCCAAAAAATCAATAATTATGAAGAAATATTTTTTGAAAAAGAACAAATAAAAAAAGAAACTGCTCAAATAATTGCAAAAATTTTCTCAAGATGTGATGGAGATTTAAGAAAAGCTATTATAGAAGCTTTTGAATATGGTGTGATTGATATTCCTTTTGCTCCTTCAAAATATAATCTAGGAAAAATGATGCCTGCAAGGGATATTGAAGGAATGATAAGATACTTAGATATTGGTAATTTACCTTTCTGTCTTTTGACAGAAGAATTTCACAATAAAAAAATTAAAGAGAGAGCAGAAAAGGAAAATAGAGAAATAAATTTTCAAATGACTATTGATGATATATTTGCAATGAGTCAGGGAAAATTAACAAATAAGAAAAGCCGTGAATAA